The nucleotide window TGTCCTGCACCGGTCGCGGGGAACGAACAGGTTTGACCGGCACCACCGGCCGCGGAGCAGCAACCGGCGTCGGCGCGGACGCCGGTTCCGGGACAGGGACGGGCGCCGGTTCCGGCGATGTCACCTCGGGCGCGGGGTCGGCCACGGTGGCCGGCACTTCCGGCAGCGACTCGGCCGACGGGACAGGTTCGGGCGCTGGCGCAACGACCGGGGCACGATGGGCGACCCGGAACAGCACCGCCAGGCCGTGCGTATCAGCGAGAAGGGATATCGGCGCGATCGCCGCGACGATGGCTGATGCCCAGGCCGGGAGCGGTTGCCCGTTGGCGACCGCGTGCAAGCTGTTGCCAGCCACCGACACCGCCGACCCGACGACCAGCACCGAGAGGAAGAAGCGGCGTTCCCGACCGGGGCACACCAGCACCCCGAATGTCGCGAGAAGAATGGTGCCGTCCACGATCAGCGGGAACAACCAGGCATCCCGGGCCGGGATGTGAGCGAGGACCGCGAGGTCTTTGAGGGTGGAGTACGACAGCCGGAACGCTGCCGCCCC belongs to Nocardia higoensis and includes:
- a CDS encoding DUF2637 domain-containing protein, which gives rise to MGAAGQAAAMRYARWSAAAIIVGVGAAAFRLSYSTLKDLAVLAHIPARDAWLFPLIVDGTILLATFGVLVCPGRERRFFLSVLVVGSAVSVAGNSLHAVANGQPLPAWASAIVAAIAPISLLADTHGLAVLFRVAHRAPVVAPAPEPVPSAESLPEVPATVADPAPEVTSPEPAPVPVPEPASAPTPVAAPRPVVPVKPVRSPRPVQDMLPIALPVGG